One genomic region from Croceicoccus sp. YJ47 encodes:
- a CDS encoding TerC family protein, with protein MDILSLLADPSAWAALLTLIVLEVVLGIDNLVFIAILSNKLPAGQQQKARRIGLILALVMRIGLLMLIGWLVTLQTPLFDLGLRGAPGPHGQPTFETAFSGRDLILLAGGLFLLWKATKEIHHSMEPEDNSGDLLDKTKGAAELTFTAAIVQIIALDVVFSIDSILTAVGMTDEIPIMVTAVVITVGIMLVAADPLARFIENNPTLVMLALSFLVMIGLVLIADGFGFHVPKGYIYAAMGFSVAVEVLNMAQRNRRLKNSAAKQETA; from the coding sequence GTGGATATCCTTTCTCTTCTCGCCGATCCGTCCGCGTGGGCGGCCCTGCTGACGCTGATCGTGCTCGAGGTCGTGCTCGGCATCGACAACCTCGTTTTTATCGCGATTTTGTCGAACAAGCTGCCGGCCGGGCAACAGCAGAAGGCCCGCCGCATCGGTCTTATCCTCGCGCTCGTCATGCGAATCGGCCTGCTCATGCTCATCGGCTGGCTGGTGACCTTGCAAACCCCGCTTTTCGATCTCGGCCTTCGCGGCGCGCCCGGCCCGCATGGACAGCCCACATTCGAAACCGCGTTTTCGGGCCGCGACCTCATCCTCCTGGCGGGCGGGCTGTTTCTCCTCTGGAAAGCGACCAAGGAAATTCACCACAGCATGGAGCCCGAGGACAATTCGGGGGACCTGCTGGACAAGACGAAGGGCGCGGCCGAGCTTACGTTCACCGCCGCCATCGTTCAGATCATCGCGCTCGATGTGGTGTTTTCCATTGATTCGATCCTGACCGCGGTCGGCATGACCGATGAAATTCCCATCATGGTGACGGCCGTGGTCATCACCGTCGGCATCATGCTCGTGGCGGCGGATCCGCTTGCGCGCTTTATCGAAAACAATCCGACACTCGTGATGCTCGCCTTGTCCTTCCTCGTGATGATCGGGCTGGTGCTCATCGCCGATGGTTTCGGGTTTCACGTGCCGAAGGGTTACATCTATGCGGCCATGGGTTTTTCAGTCGCGGTCGAGGTGCTGAACATGGCCCAGCGCAATCGCCGCCTCAAAAACAGCGCCGCCAAACAGGAAACCGCATGA
- a CDS encoding TIGR01244 family sulfur transferase, whose translation MTQFRKIDDRFYASPQISADDIAAAAKLGITAIVNNRPDGEDADQPEGDTIAAQARAAGLSYVAIPVTHAGIGQGQVDAMLAAVQDANGPVLAYCRSGTRSTMLWALAAAKRGDPPAVIASKAAQAGYDVSPIRQMIDMLSAGRAES comes from the coding sequence ATGACCCAGTTTCGCAAGATCGACGACCGTTTTTACGCAAGCCCGCAGATTTCGGCAGACGATATCGCCGCAGCCGCCAAGCTTGGCATTACCGCCATCGTCAACAATCGCCCCGATGGCGAGGATGCGGATCAGCCCGAAGGCGACACCATCGCAGCCCAGGCCCGCGCCGCCGGCCTGAGCTATGTCGCGATCCCCGTCACCCACGCCGGTATCGGACAGGGACAGGTAGATGCCATGCTGGCCGCCGTACAGGATGCCAACGGGCCGGTGCTGGCCTATTGCCGGTCGGGCACGCGTTCGACGATGTTGTGGGCGCTTGCCGCCGCGAAACGGGGCGATCCGCCGGCGGTGATCGCATCGAAGGCCGCGCAGGCCGGATATGACGTGTCCCCCATCCGTCAGATGATCGACATGCTGTCGGCCGGTCGGGCGGAAAGCTGA
- a CDS encoding P-II family nitrogen regulator: MKYIIAIIKPHKLEEVRSALADLGIAGMTVSEVKGFSRQKGQTEIYRGAEYAVNMVPKVKLEIATDDMLGERAVETIQSVASTQAIGDGKIFVFDLVEAVRIRTNETGSNAL; this comes from the coding sequence ATGAAATATATCATCGCCATCATAAAGCCGCACAAGCTGGAAGAGGTGCGGTCCGCGCTTGCCGACCTTGGCATTGCCGGCATGACCGTGAGCGAGGTGAAGGGCTTTAGCCGGCAGAAGGGCCAGACCGAAATCTATCGCGGCGCCGAATATGCGGTCAACATGGTGCCGAAGGTCAAGCTGGAGATCGCGACCGACGACATGCTCGGCGAGCGGGCGGTCGAAACGATACAGTCCGTCGCCAGCACGCAGGCGATCGGCGACGGCAAGATCTTCGTCTTCGATCTCGTCGAGGCGGTTCGGATTCGCACGAACGAGACGGGCAGCAACGCCCTTTAG
- a CDS encoding ammonium transporter, which produces MYRIYAKLGAAGIAAAAVAAPLVAFAQQGSTEAVDAVAVGGGTAYILNTLLFLIGGFLVMWMAAGFAMLEAGLVRTKNVSMQCLKNIALYAIAGIMFWFIGYNIAYPGDFNGYFGLSGIIYPMQGVGEADVETGYSVASDWFFQMVFCATTASIVSGTLAERIKLWPFLLFTVILTGIIYPTVVSWEWGAGFLDQMGFSDFAGSTLVHSTGGWAALTGALILGARLGRYGADGKVMVFPGTNIPLATLGTFILWLGWFGFNGASQLAMGTVGDVSDVSKIFVNTNMSACAGVVTAIVLTQILYKKVDVTMALNGALAGLVSITAEPLTPSVPAALFIGAIGGALVVAVVPLLDKLKIDDVVGAIPVHLCAGIWGTLIVPLTNGDVPFMAQLIGVVATGVFVSIASAIVWFALKFTIGLRPTEEEEMLGLDRVEVGVDAYPEFVNR; this is translated from the coding sequence ATGTATCGCATCTATGCAAAACTGGGCGCAGCCGGGATCGCTGCGGCCGCCGTGGCCGCGCCGCTCGTCGCCTTTGCCCAGCAGGGCAGCACCGAGGCGGTCGATGCCGTCGCCGTGGGCGGGGGCACCGCCTATATCCTCAACACCTTGCTGTTCCTGATCGGCGGGTTCCTCGTCATGTGGATGGCGGCGGGTTTCGCCATGCTCGAAGCCGGCCTCGTCCGCACGAAGAACGTGTCGATGCAGTGCCTCAAGAACATCGCGCTCTATGCGATTGCCGGGATCATGTTCTGGTTCATCGGCTACAACATCGCCTATCCGGGCGATTTCAACGGCTATTTCGGTCTTTCGGGGATCATCTACCCGATGCAGGGCGTCGGTGAGGCCGATGTCGAAACCGGCTATTCGGTCGCATCGGACTGGTTCTTCCAGATGGTATTCTGCGCCACGACCGCGTCGATCGTTTCGGGCACGCTGGCCGAACGGATCAAGCTGTGGCCGTTCCTGCTGTTTACCGTGATCCTGACCGGCATCATCTATCCCACCGTCGTGAGCTGGGAATGGGGCGCAGGCTTCCTTGACCAGATGGGCTTCTCCGATTTCGCCGGCTCGACGCTGGTGCACTCCACCGGGGGCTGGGCGGCACTGACCGGGGCGTTGATCCTGGGTGCGCGGCTTGGGCGATATGGCGCCGATGGCAAGGTCATGGTCTTCCCCGGCACGAACATTCCGCTGGCGACGCTCGGCACCTTCATCCTGTGGCTCGGCTGGTTCGGGTTCAACGGCGCATCGCAGCTCGCCATGGGAACGGTCGGCGACGTGTCCGACGTGTCGAAGATCTTCGTGAACACCAACATGTCGGCCTGCGCCGGGGTGGTTACCGCGATCGTCCTGACGCAGATCCTTTACAAGAAAGTCGATGTGACCATGGCGCTCAACGGTGCGCTGGCGGGTCTGGTGTCGATCACGGCCGAACCGCTCACGCCGAGCGTGCCAGCCGCGCTCTTCATCGGTGCCATCGGCGGCGCGCTCGTGGTGGCGGTGGTTCCGCTGCTCGACAAATTGAAGATCGACGATGTCGTCGGCGCCATCCCCGTCCACCTTTGTGCGGGCATCTGGGGCACGCTGATCGTTCCTCTGACCAATGGCGATGTGCCGTTCATGGCGCAGCTGATCGGCGTGGTCGCCACCGGCGTGTTCGTCTCGATCGCCAGCGCCATCGTCTGGTTCGCGCTGAAGTTCACCATCGGCCTGCGCCCGACCGAAGAGGAAGAGATGCTCGGCCTCGACCGTGTCGAGGTGGGTGTCGATGCCTATCCGGAGTTCGTCAATCGCTGA
- a CDS encoding P-II family nitrogen regulator, whose protein sequence is MKFIIAIIKPFKLDEVREALSGIGVAGMTVSEVKGFGRQKGQTEIYRGAEYSTNMLPKVKLEIAAADSLAPQIVETIQQVASTDSIGDGKLFVLDLAAATRIRTGESGDTAL, encoded by the coding sequence GTGAAATTCATCATTGCCATCATCAAGCCGTTCAAGCTGGACGAAGTGCGTGAAGCGCTGAGCGGCATCGGCGTCGCCGGCATGACCGTGTCGGAGGTGAAGGGGTTCGGTCGTCAGAAAGGGCAGACCGAGATTTACCGCGGTGCGGAATATTCGACCAACATGCTTCCGAAGGTGAAGCTGGAAATTGCGGCAGCCGATTCGCTCGCGCCGCAGATCGTCGAAACGATTCAGCAGGTCGCAAGCACCGATTCCATCGGCGATGGCAAGCTCTTCGTCCTCGACCTTGCCGCCGCCACGCGCATCCGCACGGGCGAATCCGGCGACACCGCGCTTTGA
- a CDS encoding endonuclease/exonuclease/phosphatase family protein — translation MQLKFASYNIHKAVGLDRRRDPDRILAVLHEIDADIIALQECDRRFGTRESVLPRARVEDSPYRPVPLDTRPLSMGWHGNGFLVRKGVEVIEAATIALPTLEPRGAIRLDAVIDGQRVRVVGMHLDLSGLRRRHQAEAVLSHLGGCEECPTVLMGDTNEWAGRGGVFRVFDDDWTVLDSGRSFPARRPLARLDRIIASSEWDCVDTGVHHSALASRASDHLPVWARLNCQG, via the coding sequence GTGCAGTTGAAATTCGCCAGCTACAACATCCACAAGGCGGTCGGGCTGGACCGGCGCCGTGATCCGGATCGCATTCTGGCGGTGCTGCACGAGATCGACGCGGATATCATCGCGCTTCAGGAATGCGACCGGCGTTTCGGTACGCGCGAAAGCGTGCTGCCGCGCGCGCGGGTCGAGGATTCGCCCTATCGCCCCGTCCCGCTCGATACCCGGCCGCTGTCGATGGGCTGGCACGGCAATGGCTTTCTCGTGCGGAAAGGCGTGGAGGTGATCGAGGCCGCCACGATCGCCCTGCCCACGCTGGAGCCGCGCGGCGCGATCAGGCTCGATGCGGTGATCGATGGGCAGCGCGTTCGGGTGGTGGGCATGCATCTCGACCTGTCGGGCCTGCGCCGGAGGCATCAGGCCGAGGCCGTGCTCAGCCATCTCGGCGGGTGTGAGGAATGCCCGACCGTGTTGATGGGCGACACCAATGAGTGGGCCGGGCGCGGCGGGGTATTCCGCGTGTTCGACGACGACTGGACCGTGCTCGACAGCGGGCGCAGCTTTCCCGCGCGCCGCCCGCTTGCCCGGCTCGACCGGATCATCGCATCGTCCGAGTGGGATTGCGTGGACACGGGGGTGCATCACTCCGCGCTCGCCTCGCGCGCATCGGATCATCTGCCGGTGTGGGCGCGGCTCAACTGTCAGGGGTGA
- a CDS encoding peptide chain release factor 3 has product MTAIPQRRTFAIISHPDAGKTTLTEKLLLTGGAIHLVSEVKARGQARRARSDWMKIEQQRGISVTSSVMTFERTDADGNVITFNLLDTPGHEDFSEDTYRTLTAVDSAIMVIDAAKGIEPQTRKLFEVCRLRSVPIITFVNKVDREGREPFELLDEVADMLALDVCPMSWPIGTGGRFEGVLDFASGKAARPEGPSKEFLGKRDADPEMPEEFAEQAELAQIGYPEFDIDAYRGGDLTPVYFGSALKNFGVTELIEAISAFAPPPRPQPTEAGEVAPTCDEVSGFIFKVQANMDRQHRDRIAFMRMVSGTFKRGMKLTPSGLGKPIAVHSPIMFFAQDREIADAAFPGDIIGIPNHGTLRVGDTLSEKNDIRFTGLPNFAPEILRRVILKDPTKTKQLRKALDDLSEEGVIQVFYPELGGQWIIGVVGQLQLEVLVSRLEAEYKVEAMLEPAPFDTARWIRGDEKALDAFEKYNRANLAKDRDGDFVFMAKSAWDVGYQQERNPDLTFSATKER; this is encoded by the coding sequence ATGACAGCCATTCCGCAGCGGCGTACATTCGCCATCATCTCCCACCCCGACGCGGGCAAGACCACGCTGACCGAGAAGCTGCTGCTTACAGGCGGCGCAATCCACCTGGTAAGCGAGGTCAAGGCCCGCGGGCAGGCGCGGCGTGCCCGCTCCGACTGGATGAAGATCGAGCAGCAGCGCGGCATTTCGGTCACAAGCTCGGTCATGACGTTCGAGCGGACGGATGCGGACGGCAATGTCATCACCTTCAACCTGCTCGACACGCCGGGGCATGAAGATTTTTCCGAGGACACCTATCGCACGCTGACCGCCGTCGATTCCGCCATCATGGTGATCGACGCCGCGAAAGGCATCGAGCCGCAGACCCGCAAGCTGTTCGAGGTGTGCCGGCTTCGCTCGGTGCCGATCATCACCTTCGTCAACAAGGTGGACCGCGAAGGGCGCGAACCGTTCGAACTGCTCGATGAAGTGGCCGACATGCTCGCGCTCGACGTGTGTCCGATGAGCTGGCCTATCGGCACCGGCGGCCGGTTCGAAGGCGTGCTCGATTTCGCGAGCGGGAAAGCCGCGCGTCCCGAGGGTCCGTCGAAGGAATTCCTCGGCAAGCGGGACGCCGATCCCGAAATGCCCGAGGAATTCGCGGAGCAGGCGGAGCTGGCGCAGATCGGCTACCCCGAATTCGATATCGACGCCTATCGCGGCGGCGACCTGACGCCGGTCTATTTCGGGTCGGCGCTCAAGAATTTCGGCGTGACCGAACTGATCGAGGCGATCAGCGCATTCGCCCCGCCGCCCCGGCCCCAGCCGACCGAGGCGGGCGAGGTGGCCCCCACCTGCGATGAGGTTTCGGGCTTTATCTTCAAGGTGCAGGCGAACATGGACCGGCAACACCGCGACCGCATCGCGTTCATGCGGATGGTGTCGGGCACGTTCAAGCGCGGCATGAAACTGACGCCGAGCGGGCTTGGCAAGCCGATCGCGGTGCATTCGCCCATCATGTTCTTCGCGCAGGATCGCGAGATTGCCGACGCCGCCTTTCCGGGCGACATCATCGGCATTCCCAATCACGGCACGTTGCGCGTGGGCGATACGCTGTCGGAGAAGAACGACATCCGTTTCACCGGCCTGCCCAATTTCGCGCCCGAAATCCTGCGCCGCGTGATCCTGAAGGATCCGACCAAGACGAAGCAATTGCGAAAGGCGCTCGACGATCTTTCGGAGGAAGGCGTGATCCAGGTGTTCTACCCCGAGCTGGGCGGGCAATGGATCATCGGCGTGGTCGGGCAATTGCAGCTCGAGGTGCTCGTGTCCCGGCTGGAGGCGGAATACAAGGTCGAGGCGATGCTGGAGCCGGCGCCGTTCGACACCGCGCGCTGGATCCGCGGCGATGAAAAGGCGCTGGACGCGTTCGAGAAATACAACCGCGCCAATCTGGCGAAGGACCGCGATGGCGATTTCGTGTTCATGGCGAAATCGGCGTGGGATGTCGGCTATCAGCAGGAACGCAATCCCGATCTGACCTTTTCCGCTACGAAGGAGCGTTAG
- a CDS encoding SDR family NAD(P)-dependent oxidoreductase, translating to MARTVLITGATAGIGEAAARAFAGAGWQVIATGRRQERLDALAQDLGEAVLPLAFDIRDAAARDAAIKGLPERFAGIDLLINNAGLALGSGPAVEADLSDWHTMIETNVTALVGLTHRLLPLLIERKGAIINLSSVAGTYPYPGGNVYGGTKAFVTQFSLGLRADLHGTGVRVTNIEPGMVDTEFTFVRNGGDREAADAFYRGADPMTGGDIAETMLWVAQLPPHLNINRLELMPVTQSFNGFNVARDEG from the coding sequence ATGGCAAGAACGGTTCTGATCACGGGCGCGACGGCGGGCATTGGCGAGGCTGCGGCCCGCGCGTTCGCAGGCGCAGGCTGGCAGGTCATCGCGACCGGGCGGCGGCAGGAACGGCTCGACGCGCTGGCGCAGGATCTGGGCGAGGCGGTGCTGCCGCTGGCCTTCGACATTCGCGATGCGGCGGCGCGCGATGCCGCCATCAAGGGTTTGCCCGAGCGATTCGCAGGGATCGATCTGCTCATCAACAATGCCGGGCTGGCGCTGGGTTCGGGTCCGGCGGTCGAGGCGGATCTGTCCGACTGGCACACGATGATCGAGACCAACGTGACCGCGCTGGTCGGGTTGACGCACCGGCTGCTGCCGCTGCTGATCGAACGCAAGGGCGCGATCATCAACCTGTCGAGCGTGGCGGGCACATACCCCTATCCGGGCGGGAACGTCTATGGCGGGACGAAGGCGTTCGTGACGCAATTCTCGCTCGGCCTGCGCGCCGATCTGCATGGGACCGGCGTGCGCGTCACCAATATCGAGCCGGGCATGGTGGATACCGAGTTCACCTTCGTGCGCAATGGCGGCGACCGGGAGGCGGCCGATGCGTTCTATCGCGGGGCGGACCCGATGACGGGCGGCGATATTGCCGAAACCATGCTGTGGGTGGCGCAGCTGCCGCCGCATCTCAATATCAACCGGCTCGAACTGATGCCCGTTACGCAGAGCTTCAACGGTTTTAACGTGGCCCGCGACGAGGGCTGA
- the pheT gene encoding phenylalanine--tRNA ligase subunit beta, with translation MKFSLSWLKDHLDTDATVDEIAAKLTAIGLEIEGVENPAEDLAGFRVAKVLTAEKHPDADKLQVLCVDSGDGQPLTVVCGAPNARAGLVGVLGLPGAVVPSNGMEMRKAAIRGVESNGMMCSARELDMGQDHDGIIELPSDAPVGTDYADYAGLDDPVFDVAITPNRPDCMGVYGIARDLAAAGLGTLKPVDAAPVAGDGPCPVDIRIEDRDGCPAFYGRTIRGVANGVSPDWMQARLKSAGQRPISALVDITNYVMLTYGRPSHAYDLTKLSGAVTARRARDGETVTALNEKEYTLDDTMLVIADEAGVHDIAGIMGGEHSSCTDATTDILLEVAYFDPVRIALTGRKLNLTSDARSRFERGIDPGFVNNGLELLTRLILDICGGEASEVCHVGAPPAAEKTVAFDPALTRSLGGMDVPHATQRDILERLGFTVTQTQDHWIVAVPGWRPDVDGAPDLVEEVIRIHGLDAIPSVALDRAEGVAQPTVTAEQARERRVRRAAAARGHHEAVTWSFLPMPVAEAFADGQPWVLANPISEDMKAMRPSLIPGLLMAAQRNMARGADSVRLFEIGRRYLRGKGGASDERLTLGLVMAGEKSPRGWQAGKARMFDAFDAKAEAMALLDAAGAPVENLQVMGEAGEQFHPGQSATLRLGPKNVLARFGTLHPRIAKGFDLNGAVMAVEIFLDAIPAKKGERSFTRASYAPPALQSVMRDFAFLVPDDVAAGDLVKAVKGADKKHVVEARIFDEFRGAGVAEGHKSIAVEVVLQPQQASFTEDDLKAISDAIVAAAAKRGAVLRG, from the coding sequence ATGAAGTTCTCGCTGTCCTGGTTGAAGGATCATCTCGACACCGACGCGACCGTCGACGAGATCGCGGCGAAGCTGACCGCGATCGGGCTGGAGATCGAGGGCGTGGAAAACCCGGCCGAGGATCTGGCCGGCTTTCGCGTGGCGAAGGTGCTGACGGCGGAAAAACATCCCGACGCGGACAAGCTGCAGGTGCTTTGCGTCGACAGCGGCGATGGCCAGCCGCTCACCGTGGTCTGCGGCGCGCCCAATGCGCGGGCGGGGCTTGTCGGCGTGCTGGGCCTGCCCGGCGCGGTGGTGCCGTCGAACGGCATGGAAATGCGCAAGGCGGCGATCCGCGGCGTCGAATCGAACGGCATGATGTGTTCGGCGCGCGAACTCGACATGGGCCAGGATCACGACGGCATCATCGAATTGCCGTCCGATGCGCCCGTGGGCACGGACTATGCCGATTATGCCGGGCTCGACGATCCGGTGTTCGACGTGGCGATCACGCCCAACCGGCCCGATTGCATGGGCGTTTACGGCATCGCGCGCGATCTGGCCGCGGCGGGGCTGGGCACGTTGAAACCGGTCGATGCCGCGCCGGTTGCGGGCGACGGGCCGTGTCCGGTGGACATCCGGATCGAGGATCGCGACGGATGCCCCGCGTTCTACGGGCGGACGATTCGCGGCGTGGCCAATGGCGTCAGCCCGGACTGGATGCAGGCGCGGCTGAAATCCGCGGGCCAGCGGCCGATTTCGGCGCTGGTCGACATCACCAATTACGTGATGCTGACCTATGGGAGGCCCAGCCACGCCTATGATCTGACGAAGCTGTCGGGCGCGGTCACGGCGCGGCGGGCGAGGGATGGGGAAACCGTCACCGCGCTCAATGAAAAGGAATACACGCTCGACGATACGATGCTGGTCATCGCGGACGAGGCGGGCGTGCACGATATCGCGGGCATCATGGGGGGCGAGCATTCGTCCTGCACCGATGCGACGACGGACATATTGCTGGAGGTCGCCTATTTCGATCCGGTGCGCATCGCGCTGACCGGGCGGAAGCTGAACCTCACCAGCGATGCGCGCAGCCGGTTCGAGCGCGGTATCGACCCCGGTTTCGTGAATAACGGGCTGGAACTTCTGACCCGTCTGATCCTCGACATTTGTGGGGGAGAGGCGAGCGAGGTGTGCCATGTGGGGGCACCGCCCGCCGCGGAAAAGACGGTCGCTTTCGATCCGGCGTTGACGCGTTCGCTGGGCGGTATGGATGTCCCGCACGCGACGCAGCGGGACATTCTGGAGCGGCTGGGCTTTACCGTGACGCAGACGCAGGACCACTGGATCGTGGCGGTGCCGGGGTGGCGCCCGGATGTCGATGGCGCCCCCGATCTGGTCGAGGAGGTCATTCGCATTCACGGGCTGGACGCGATCCCGTCGGTCGCCCTCGACCGGGCCGAGGGCGTCGCGCAGCCGACCGTCACGGCGGAGCAGGCGCGCGAACGGCGCGTCCGGCGGGCCGCCGCCGCAAGGGGCCATCACGAGGCGGTGACCTGGTCTTTCCTGCCCATGCCGGTGGCCGAGGCTTTCGCGGATGGGCAGCCCTGGGTGCTCGCCAACCCGATCAGCGAGGACATGAAGGCGATGCGCCCCTCGCTCATCCCCGGACTGCTGATGGCGGCGCAGCGCAACATGGCGCGCGGCGCGGACAGCGTGCGCCTGTTCGAGATCGGCCGCCGCTATCTGCGCGGCAAGGGCGGGGCGAGTGACGAACGGCTGACGCTCGGCCTCGTCATGGCGGGAGAGAAATCGCCGCGCGGCTGGCAAGCGGGCAAGGCGCGAATGTTCGATGCCTTCGATGCGAAGGCGGAGGCGATGGCGCTGCTCGACGCGGCGGGCGCGCCGGTCGAAAACCTGCAGGTGATGGGCGAGGCGGGCGAGCAGTTCCATCCCGGGCAGTCGGCGACGCTGCGGCTCGGGCCGAAGAACGTGCTCGCCCGGTTCGGCACGCTGCACCCGCGGATCGCGAAGGGGTTCGACCTCAATGGCGCGGTCATGGCGGTGGAAATCTTCCTCGACGCGATTCCGGCGAAGAAGGGAGAGCGCAGCTTCACGCGTGCGTCCTACGCCCCGCCGGCGCTGCAATCGGTGATGCGCGATTTCGCATTTCTCGTGCCTGACGATGTCGCCGCCGGCGATCTGGTCAAGGCGGTGAAGGGCGCGGACAAGAAGCATGTCGTCGAGGCACGCATCTTCGACGAATTCCGCGGGGCCGGCGTCGCCGAGGGGCACAAGTCGATCGCGGTCGAGGTCGTGCTTCAGCCGCAACAGGCGAGTTTCACCGAAGACGATCTGAAAGCGATCAGCGATGCCATCGTTGCGGCGGCGGCAAAGCGCGGCGCGGTATTGAGAGGCTGA